In Paenibacillus sp. BIC5C1, a genomic segment contains:
- a CDS encoding ABC transporter ATP-binding protein: MNDVLEVKQVSKVFDGRRGVHQLDFTMERGEIVGFLGPNGAGKTTTMRMITGYLHPTAGSIAVDGISVHDQSRSVRSKIGYLPETPPLYPDMTVQSYLKFVANLRDVPTREVKLRISEMVSRLGLQGREKQLVRGLSKGYKQRLGLAGAIIHKPDLLVLDEPTSGLDPNQIMEIRDLIRELGENHTVLLSTHILPEVSTLCNRMLIINQGQLVLDGSPQHFGSAMGDQFKVSIEVKSTEQQLHNVLTPWEKVRSEVIQAADGQSSNGSTDTVKMLLTGESSEDFREELFYLLSGAGLPILEMKKENLSLEQIFLKLTTTETVSEAELAIQETQETETDKVQLVSQVPEEEDNLGTTSDSKQSARSGSASSDSHTGEGSK; this comes from the coding sequence ATGAATGATGTGCTCGAAGTGAAACAGGTAAGCAAAGTATTTGATGGACGGCGCGGCGTGCATCAACTGGATTTCACAATGGAGCGCGGTGAGATTGTTGGATTTTTGGGACCGAATGGTGCCGGGAAAACCACAACGATGCGAATGATTACGGGCTATTTGCATCCTACGGCTGGCTCCATTGCAGTGGATGGCATATCGGTGCACGATCAGAGCAGGAGCGTTCGTTCCAAGATCGGCTATCTGCCGGAGACACCGCCGCTTTATCCAGATATGACGGTACAGTCTTATTTGAAGTTCGTCGCTAATCTGAGGGATGTCCCGACACGCGAAGTGAAATTGCGGATCAGTGAGATGGTCAGCAGGCTGGGTCTTCAAGGTCGTGAAAAGCAATTGGTTCGCGGACTGTCCAAAGGGTACAAGCAGCGTCTGGGTCTGGCTGGAGCCATTATTCACAAACCGGATCTGCTCGTGCTGGATGAGCCGACTTCAGGACTCGATCCAAATCAGATTATGGAGATACGGGATCTGATCCGTGAACTGGGTGAGAATCATACAGTGCTGCTTAGTACACATATTTTGCCGGAAGTGAGCACGCTTTGTAATCGCATGTTGATTATTAATCAGGGGCAGCTCGTATTGGATGGTTCACCGCAGCATTTTGGCTCAGCAATGGGAGATCAGTTTAAGGTGTCCATTGAAGTGAAGTCCACAGAGCAGCAATTACATAATGTGCTGACACCATGGGAGAAAGTTCGGAGCGAAGTCATTCAAGCAGCAGATGGGCAATCATCCAATGGTTCTACTGATACAGTAAAAATGCTGCTTACCGGCGAATCTTCTGAAGATTTCCGGGAGGAACTATTCTACCTTTTGTCTGGTGCAGGCTTGCCCATTCTGGAGATGAAGAAAGAAAATCTCAGTCTGGAACAGATTTTCCTCAAGCTGACCACAACGGAAACGGTATCCGAAGCGGAACTGGCAATACAGGAAACACAGGAGACAGAAACTGATAAAGTGCAGCTCGTCAGTCAGGTCCCAGAGGAAGAGGACAATTTGGGAACCACTTCAGATTCGAAGCAATCGGCTAGGTCCGGGAGCGCTTCATCTGA
- a CDS encoding glycosyltransferase family 4 protein, with protein MKVLFTFFVPSGGVDTLNRLRTAVLQRHGIEAHLLYLYPGSGMQNNTSTPVFTASSDEEIHSLIHHHCYDAIIVTSDIAMPGRLRALGYKGRIIYEAQGLGTREQAMETIQLGVPYLQAHCNAAVIPPTDHLLELFIHMCPWLHRFVIPNMLDTNTFAPISVDTPPYPVLAWVGRLEHNKNWREYLMISSKIIKKIPKARLWLFHDPTLANPEDEVMFRHMLAEYGLEDRIGIFINVPHSEMPTFYSMIAASGGIMLSTSLLEGFGYAVAEAISCGCPVLSTDSDGVRSFITHNKTGKFYPLGNVKAAVSEAVDLMRNKKLRENIRIQGRQHMAVSFSPDRYAASFREMMTALSIFF; from the coding sequence GTGAAAGTACTATTCACATTTTTTGTTCCAAGCGGCGGTGTGGATACTTTAAACCGATTGCGTACAGCCGTTCTGCAACGCCATGGCATCGAAGCGCATTTATTGTATTTGTACCCTGGCTCAGGAATGCAGAACAATACCAGTACGCCGGTCTTCACCGCTTCCAGTGATGAGGAAATTCATAGTTTGATTCATCATCATTGTTATGATGCCATTATTGTTACCTCCGATATTGCCATGCCGGGCAGATTAAGAGCCCTCGGGTATAAAGGACGCATTATCTATGAAGCACAGGGACTTGGGACGCGTGAACAGGCTATGGAAACCATTCAGTTGGGAGTACCTTATCTTCAAGCCCACTGTAATGCTGCGGTCATTCCTCCAACAGATCATTTACTGGAGCTGTTCATTCATATGTGCCCTTGGCTTCATCGGTTTGTCATTCCCAATATGCTGGATACCAATACCTTTGCCCCAATTTCGGTGGATACTCCTCCCTATCCGGTACTTGCATGGGTAGGAAGGCTCGAACACAATAAAAACTGGCGGGAATACTTGATGATATCCAGCAAAATCATTAAGAAAATTCCGAAAGCCAGACTATGGTTGTTTCACGATCCTACCTTGGCTAATCCGGAAGATGAGGTCATGTTCCGACACATGCTCGCCGAATACGGTCTTGAAGATCGGATTGGCATTTTTATCAATGTCCCCCATTCCGAGATGCCCACATTTTATTCCATGATTGCAGCTTCCGGGGGGATTATGCTGTCTACATCCCTGCTTGAAGGTTTTGGATATGCGGTTGCTGAAGCCATCAGTTGCGGCTGCCCAGTGCTCAGCACTGATTCAGATGGCGTGCGTTCCTTTATCACACATAACAAAACGGGTAAATTTTATCCGCTTGGCAACGTGAAAGCCGCTGTATCCGAAGCAGTAGACCTTATGCGGAACAAGAAGCTGCGAGAGAATATACGTATTCAGGGCAGACAGCATATGGCCGTCTCCTTCTCACCTGATCGATACGCCGCTTCATTTCGGGAAATGATGACAGCCTTGAGTATTTTCTTCTAA
- a CDS encoding DHA2 family efflux MFS transporter permease subunit → MKQQTAVPQEPAEFSIKTIILPLLAIIVGMIMVILDSTVVNVAIPNLVQYFETDLKTIQWTVTGYTLALSAVIPLAGWLTDRFGAKRVFLFTIAMFTLGSVLCSIAQSPEQLIIYRIIQGLGGGMVAPIGMAMVFRLAPPERRGSIMGMLGIPMLLAPALGPVLSGWFIESFSWHWIFLINLPIGIAAFILCIKFLPDTDRGRTPALDLLGMILAPIAFSMLAYGVSEGGTSWTSATTLTGVIVGGVALILFVIVELRHKNPLLELRVFKSSDFTRGIILAWVSQVALFGAMILIPLYLQQIKGYTALETGLILLPQALASGVGMPLGGRLFDKIGARPLAFVGLGIISGALFILSTITAETGLGLIILSLVMMGLGMGFSMMPLNTHVLNAAPRKLVGRVTPLTAAAQQVVVSFAVAGLTGFLTSHIASNTAGATDATGVVNGLVAGFNDTFFLAACIALFGCLLSLILRKPKRMEEETLQTGDQPDPAMMMGH, encoded by the coding sequence GTGAAACAACAAACAGCAGTGCCCCAGGAACCGGCGGAGTTCTCGATTAAAACGATTATTCTGCCCCTACTGGCTATTATTGTCGGGATGATTATGGTCATCTTGGACAGCACGGTAGTTAACGTGGCAATTCCGAATCTGGTTCAATATTTTGAGACCGATCTGAAGACGATTCAATGGACGGTTACAGGATATACGTTGGCCTTGTCAGCAGTCATACCGCTAGCGGGATGGTTGACCGACCGATTCGGTGCCAAAAGAGTATTTCTGTTCACGATCGCGATGTTTACTCTGGGTTCAGTATTGTGTTCGATCGCGCAATCTCCTGAACAATTGATTATTTACCGTATCATCCAGGGGCTTGGCGGAGGCATGGTTGCACCGATTGGTATGGCGATGGTATTCCGTCTGGCTCCTCCTGAAAGAAGGGGCTCTATCATGGGTATGCTCGGGATTCCGATGCTGTTGGCCCCTGCACTGGGTCCGGTATTATCTGGCTGGTTTATTGAATCATTTAGCTGGCACTGGATCTTCCTGATCAATCTGCCGATCGGTATTGCCGCTTTTATTCTATGTATCAAATTCCTGCCAGATACAGATCGTGGACGCACGCCTGCGCTTGATCTGCTCGGTATGATTCTGGCACCAATCGCATTCTCGATGCTCGCATACGGTGTAAGTGAAGGCGGAACAAGCTGGACGTCTGCAACAACACTAACAGGTGTGATTGTCGGAGGCGTGGCGCTGATCTTGTTCGTTATCGTGGAGCTTCGTCACAAAAATCCGCTGTTGGAACTTCGGGTGTTCAAATCATCTGATTTCACACGGGGTATTATTCTGGCATGGGTGTCACAAGTCGCTTTGTTTGGGGCGATGATTTTGATTCCACTTTATCTGCAACAAATCAAAGGCTACACTGCATTGGAAACAGGGCTCATTTTGCTCCCGCAGGCGCTGGCTTCGGGTGTAGGTATGCCGCTTGGTGGACGTTTGTTTGATAAAATTGGTGCAAGACCATTGGCTTTCGTGGGTCTGGGTATTATCTCGGGTGCACTGTTTATTCTGTCGACAATTACGGCGGAAACGGGTCTTGGCCTAATCATTCTTAGCCTTGTCATGATGGGATTAGGTATGGGTTTCTCCATGATGCCACTCAATACGCATGTACTGAATGCTGCTCCACGTAAGCTGGTAGGTCGGGTTACCCCGCTTACTGCTGCTGCACAACAAGTGGTTGTGTCCTTTGCAGTTGCCGGCTTGACCGGATTCCTGACCTCCCATATTGCAAGCAATACAGCTGGAGCTACTGATGCTACAGGTGTGGTGAATGGATTAGTGGCTGGTTTCAACGATACCTTCTTCCTGGCAGCATGTATTGCCTTGTTTGGATGCCTGCTCAGTCTGATTCTGCGCAAACCAAAACGGATGGAGGAAGAAACCCTTCAAACAGGGGATCAACCTGATCCTGCAATGATGATGGGACATTAA
- a CDS encoding glycosyltransferase family 4 protein: MRVLLVTYWELTQMGGIWTYVKQLADRLMALGVEVDIMGTNGAKNEVYIRNLNRSFSKDKVWPMLQAKLNPTDLPQFTADSLVAYYELNRYAFEMGAAYLGVDHYDVIHAQDPVAAVAMRRILNRNTPMVTSYHGALAREAFYDAQNSNAKLTLPEYLQSKRGRYFLSLEERSAEQSQLILVSSHWIKSTLTDLHVPESKFRIIPYAVDIPAYRAQAAVKFRQRKTAGKKVIAFTGRLEHIKGVHILVKALSSLKKNRSDWVCWIAGEGNLMEDLRSLANDLGVGADIVFWGKLDNIPSFLRHADIYVQPSLQDTQPFSVTEAQLAGLPVIVSGTAGMPEMVQPEHTGWVVPPQDVEALSALLNALLQDDATRAKVGAAAKAWVEQHRSLEEMGLRTLHVYQEAIQLGGQRI; this comes from the coding sequence ATGAGAGTTCTGCTCGTGACCTATTGGGAGCTTACACAGATGGGTGGAATATGGACATATGTGAAACAGCTGGCTGACAGGCTAATGGCTCTTGGCGTAGAGGTGGATATTATGGGCACCAACGGAGCCAAAAATGAAGTGTACATTCGCAATCTCAATCGTTCCTTCTCCAAAGATAAGGTATGGCCCATGCTTCAAGCCAAACTTAATCCGACTGATTTGCCTCAATTCACAGCCGATTCTCTCGTGGCTTATTATGAATTGAACAGGTATGCCTTTGAAATGGGAGCCGCGTATCTCGGCGTTGATCATTACGATGTCATCCATGCGCAGGACCCGGTAGCAGCAGTCGCAATGAGACGTATATTAAACCGCAACACACCAATGGTAACGAGTTATCACGGGGCGCTTGCGCGAGAAGCTTTTTACGATGCTCAAAACTCTAACGCGAAGCTAACACTTCCCGAATATTTGCAATCCAAACGTGGACGTTACTTCCTGTCACTGGAAGAGCGAAGCGCTGAACAATCCCAGCTTATTCTGGTCTCCAGCCATTGGATTAAGAGCACACTTACGGACCTCCATGTTCCCGAGTCCAAATTTCGAATTATTCCTTATGCTGTGGATATTCCAGCCTACCGTGCCCAAGCAGCAGTCAAGTTCCGTCAGAGGAAGACAGCGGGCAAAAAAGTGATCGCCTTTACGGGCAGACTGGAGCACATCAAAGGGGTTCATATTCTGGTAAAAGCACTCTCCAGCCTTAAGAAGAATCGCTCGGATTGGGTCTGCTGGATTGCTGGGGAAGGCAATCTGATGGAGGATTTACGCTCCCTAGCCAATGACCTTGGAGTAGGTGCTGACATCGTTTTTTGGGGGAAACTCGACAACATCCCTTCATTCCTACGCCATGCTGACATTTATGTACAGCCCAGCTTGCAGGATACGCAGCCTTTCTCGGTTACAGAGGCTCAGCTCGCCGGATTGCCTGTCATTGTAAGCGGTACGGCAGGTATGCCTGAGATGGTGCAGCCTGAACATACCGGTTGGGTCGTGCCGCCACAGGATGTCGAAGCCCTTAGCGCACTGTTAAATGCCCTTCTGCAGGATGATGCTACCCGTGCAAAGGTAGGAGCAGCAGCCAAAGCCTGGGTTGAACAACATCGATCACTGGAAGAGATGGGATTGCGCACGCTGCATGTTTACCAGGAAGCCATTCAGTTGGGAGGTCAGAGAATATGA
- a CDS encoding glycosyltransferase, with protein MEPKVSIVIPFYNCAYIEQAVHSAIHQTYPHIEVIVVDDGSTKHVERLQPFMNRIRYIRKENGGTATALNEGIKQATGDYFVWLSSDDVMLLDRVEKQLKFMLEVKASFCHGAYHYVDANSEWMDTVRPEVGSRLEMLQVLTEGCPINGCTVMLEMDAFRKFGVFDTEFRYTHDYEMWLRLFPLYELFYYSEPLMCYRVHESMGTKKHFEALKAEMELVQAKHRPVLLNLLQVGGYWK; from the coding sequence ATGGAGCCGAAGGTATCAATTGTCATTCCTTTTTATAATTGTGCGTATATCGAGCAGGCTGTTCACAGTGCCATTCACCAGACGTATCCGCATATTGAGGTCATTGTGGTGGATGACGGCTCTACGAAGCATGTGGAGCGGCTTCAACCATTCATGAATCGCATTCGCTATATACGAAAAGAGAATGGTGGAACAGCAACCGCGTTAAACGAGGGAATCAAACAGGCGACAGGTGATTACTTTGTCTGGCTCAGCTCCGATGATGTGATGTTGCTGGACCGGGTAGAGAAACAACTGAAGTTCATGCTAGAGGTCAAGGCTTCGTTCTGTCACGGGGCCTATCATTATGTAGATGCGAACAGCGAATGGATGGACACAGTGAGACCAGAAGTAGGCAGTCGTCTAGAGATGCTTCAGGTGCTGACCGAAGGTTGCCCAATCAACGGTTGTACAGTGATGCTTGAGATGGATGCATTTCGAAAGTTCGGCGTGTTTGACACCGAATTTCGCTATACGCATGACTATGAGATGTGGCTGAGGCTGTTTCCGCTTTATGAGCTGTTCTATTACAGTGAACCACTGATGTGTTATCGGGTTCATGAATCAATGGGAACCAAGAAACACTTTGAGGCATTGAAAGCCGAAATGGAACTTGTTCAAGCGAAGCATCGACCTGTATTACTCAATCTGTTGCAGGTTGGCGGTTACTGGAAGTAG
- a CDS encoding glycosyltransferase has translation MNPRVSIVIPFYNCPYVPQAIQSALNQTYTDVEIIIVNDGSTRHTELLQPYLPYIYVLGKSNGGTASALNHGIRHASGDYVAWLSSDDLLYRDKIRHQVEFMQRENVLISHTNFNYINEHSAVTKLNGGAEPMAEPDWLRLFVNGNPVNGCTVMIRKDLFSGVGLFNELLPYTHDLDLWMRILLNGHRFPYLNESLTAYRRHGGMGTLRHADAIGREAAMVWSRYREPLLQRITAMGG, from the coding sequence TTGAATCCGAGAGTATCCATTGTTATTCCGTTTTACAATTGTCCCTATGTACCTCAAGCAATCCAAAGTGCACTGAATCAGACATATACCGATGTTGAGATCATTATCGTCAACGATGGCTCTACCCGGCATACGGAATTGCTCCAGCCGTATCTCCCCTACATTTATGTTCTTGGCAAAAGCAATGGCGGTACAGCTTCAGCTCTGAATCACGGCATCCGTCATGCCTCCGGGGACTATGTCGCCTGGCTGAGTTCGGATGACCTCTTATATCGGGATAAGATTCGTCATCAGGTTGAATTTATGCAACGGGAGAATGTGCTCATCTCTCATACCAACTTTAATTACATTAATGAGCACTCTGCGGTGACCAAGTTAAACGGGGGAGCAGAACCGATGGCAGAACCGGATTGGCTGCGCCTCTTCGTAAACGGCAATCCGGTGAACGGCTGTACCGTGATGATCCGCAAGGATCTCTTTAGTGGGGTGGGCCTGTTTAATGAATTGTTGCCTTATACGCATGATTTGGATCTATGGATGCGTATTTTACTGAACGGACATCGTTTTCCATATCTGAACGAGTCGCTTACTGCATATCGACGGCACGGGGGGATGGGGACGTTACGCCATGCAGATGCCATCGGTCGGGAGGCCGCCATGGTATGGTCCAGATATCGGGAGCCTTTGTTGCAGCGGATTACTGCCATGGGGGGATGA